The window ATATATATGCTCCTGCTCAAATTGGCAATGCCATTGTTTGCTATTTGATATTCAATTTTGATTCGCTGAACAATGTCGCTTCACCTGCTATTAGAACTTTATCATTTTTGATTTTACAGTATAATTGTCCACTTCGTTTGGAAGCCTGATATGCATGTATATTATTTTTGTTTAATTTTTCACTCCAGTATGGCACAATATGGCAATGCCCAGAACCGCATACTGGATCTTCAGGAATATTTAATTTTGGTCCGAATGATCTTGAAACGCAATCATATTCCTTTCCTTTTGCAGTAATATGAAGTAATAGTCCTTCTAATTTTTCTATTTTATCTAAATTTGGTTTAAAATCAATTACGCTTTGGGGACTATCCAATACACATAACAAATCTCTTGCTTTAAAAATCTCATTTGGTTTTACTCCCAATGCATTGATGATTTCGTCAGTTATGTTCACTGATTTCAAATCATATGTGGGAAATTCCATTTCATATAATGTATCTCTTCTTTTAACAGATAATTGGATATTATCAATTGTTTTAAAATAAATTTCATCTGTGTTTTCATAAAAGTTTAGTATTACAAAGGCTGTTGCTAGTGTTGCATGTCCGCAGAGGTCTACCTCACCTCCTGGCGTAAACCATCTGATTTCATATTGATTGGAGTTTTTAACTGCAAATGCAGTTTCAGATAGGTTGT is drawn from uncultured Methanobrevibacter sp. and contains these coding sequences:
- a CDS encoding PhzF family phenazine biosynthesis protein codes for the protein MKQYVVDAFTNQIFKGNPAAVCILDEWINEDVMLNIAIENNLSETAFAVKNSNQYEIRWFTPGGEVDLCGHATLATAFVILNFYENTDEIYFKTIDNIQLSVKRRDTLYEMEFPTYDLKSVNITDEIINALGVKPNEIFKARDLLCVLDSPQSVIDFKPNLDKIEKLEGLLLHITAKGKEYDCVSRSFGPKLNIPEDPVCGSGHCHIVPYWSEKLNKNNIHAYQASKRSGQLYCKIKNDKVLIAGEATLFSESKLNIK